In the genome of Vicia villosa cultivar HV-30 ecotype Madison, WI linkage group LG7, Vvil1.0, whole genome shotgun sequence, one region contains:
- the LOC131618580 gene encoding protein EXORDIUM-like 3: MLKTFPTQPPPFTAVLPLTLLLLSFLLTAVPVSSYRPWPQNPSKNISDYALGASKKYEGSSEFVKLRYHMGPVLTNIITVHTIWYGTWKRSQKKIIREFINSISAKNAPHPSVSSWWKTVMLYTDQTGSNISNTVHLGQEKNDRFYSHGKSLTRLSIQSVIKSAITAKTKPLPINSRSGLYLLLTADDVYVQDFCTSACGFHYFTFPSLVGYTLPYAWVGNSERFCAGQCAYPFAVPQFIPNVKPFKSPNGDVGVDGMISVIGHEIAELASNPLANAWYAGGDPSFPVEIADLCEGIYGTGGGGSYTGQVLDGRDGATYNMNGIRRKYLVQWLWSHVLNYCTGPNALDH; encoded by the coding sequence ATGTTGAAAACGTTCCCCACCCAACCGCCGCCGTTCACGGCGGTCCTTCCCCTCACTCTCCTCCTTCTCTCATTCCTCCTCACAGCAGTCCCAGTCTCCAGCTACCGTCCATGGCCACAAAACCCCTCAAAAAACATCTCCGACTACGCCCTCGGAGCCTCCAAGAAATACGAAGGCTCGTCGGAGTTTGTTAAACTCCGCTACCACATGGGCCCCGTCTTAACCAACATCATAACCGTCCACACAATCTGGTACGGCACCTGGAAACGCAGCCAGAAAAAAATAATCCGCGAGTTCATAAACTCAATCTCCGCCAAAAACGCACCTCACCCTTCTGTTTCCAGTTGGTGGAAAACCGTCATGCTCTACACGGACCAAACCGGGTCCAACATCTCCAACACGGTTCACTTAGGCCAAGAGAAAAACGACCGGTTCTACTCCCACGGAAAATCGTTAACCAGATTATCAATACAATCGGTTATCAAAAGCGCTATCACCGCCAAAACTAAACCCCTACCGATAAACTCACGAAGCGGTCTTTATCTTCTGTTAACAGCCGATGACGTGTACGTTCAGGATTTCTGCACGTCAGCATGCGGTTTTCACTATTTCACTTTTCCTTCACTTGTTGGTTACACTCTTCCTTACGCGTGGGTGGGGAACAGTGAGAGATTCTGTGCGGGACAGTGTGCTTATCCCTTCGCTGTTCCGCAGTTTATACCTAACGTGAAACCGTTTAAGTCGCCTAACGGCGACGTTGGAGTTGACGGAATGATTAGTGTTATTGGACATGAGATTGCTGAGCTGGCGAGTAATCCGTTAGCGAATGCTTGGTATGCCGGTGGGGATCCGAGTTTTCCGGTGGAAATAGCGGATTTGTGTGAGGGTATTTATGGAACGGGAGGTGGTGGATCTTATACAGGACAGGTTTTGGACGGTCGAGATGGTGCCACGTATAATATGAATGGTATAAGGAGGAAATATTTGGTGCAGTGGCTTTGGAGTCATGTTTTGAATTATTGTACTGGTCCTAATGCTCTTGATCACTGA